tatccaccctttcaatcgcaaacgtaccataaccaaccgttcgttccaccgtttcaacctcaccaatttcaatcgcaaacgtatcaaacccaaccccacgcactcgacccactactagaagacaacaccctcCTTCATCATTTTGCAAAAGCGTGGCATGAACCACGTGAACCACAACAAAGTGTTGACGAggacgaggaagaggaagaggaagaggaagaagaagcggaggaagaggaagaggaagaagaacaaaATGTTGAGGTTCAAGAAATCGTTCCAATCGGCCGACAACCTTGGACGAGCGAGGAGGAGGTCTCGTTGACGAAGGCGTATTTGCACATCTCGGAGAGTAGGAAACACGGGAACGAGCAACGAAAGGAAGCGTTTTGGAGACGGGTTATTAGTCATTTTATGAAACTTCCCGGTGCAAGGGTCCGAAACATGGACAAAATGACGTCGAAGTGGTCGGATTTGAACCGAAAAATGAGCCGGTTCAacgcttgtttcattcaaaaggtatgttttttttattaaaaaacagtttattaaaaaaaaacagttttttttataaaaaaaatagtttataaaaactgtttataaaaaacagttaaaaaaaacagtttttttttttataaaaaacagtttattaataaaaacagtttttttataaaaaacagtttataaaaactgtttataaaaaacagttaaaaaaaacagtttttttttataaaaaacagtttattaataaaaacagtttttttataaaaaacagtttataaaaaacagttttttttataaaaaacagtttattaaacagtttattaaaaacagttaaaaaaaacagttttttttttttaaaaacagtttattataaaaacagtttataaaaaacagtttttttttataaaaaacagttttttttataaaaaacagtttataaacattttattttttttgtagagCCGAAACCCACAAAGTGGAGCGAGCGAGGCGACGATCATGCAACAAGCCACCGAAATGTATTGCACAACGTACCATAAGAGAACTTTTCCACACGTTGCGGCATGGCAAGTTGCGAGACATCACCCGAAGTGGGTCCCCGTTGAGTTGGTTGACACGCATGGTCCTACGGCTCCAAAAAATCGAGGCGGTTCGAAAAGAACAAAGACATCCGATTCGGGGAACTACACGACTTccgcgtcggataacttgccccaAATGAACTTAAACGACGAGCCTCTAGACGAACCCCTTGACGAGCCCGTTGAGGAAGATACACCCACAAGGCCACGACGCAGACGAGGTGGTGATTCGTCAAGCAAAGGGAAGGAGGCGGTGGCGGAGTCGATCTTTAGAATCGAAGAGGAGAAAATGACCCAATACAAGATGGCCgaacaaagaaaagaaacaatGATGACCCTAAAAGTTGAACGGGAGCAGGCGTACAAGGAACACTTGAAAACGATCgaaagacaaaatgatttaaaaatcttgtgtgaAAAACACGCCCATCTCGACGAACCGTTCAAGTCAATTGTCATCGAACAAAAGCGCGCGATTTGCGCAAAGTGGGGTTGGGAGATGCCATcggtttagttgtttttttttaatcggtttagttgttttttttttatttggttatgtaattttttttaaagtttaatgaaatttataatttagtgttttatttttattttctaattt
The Helianthus annuus cultivar XRQ/B chromosome 6, HanXRQr2.0-SUNRISE, whole genome shotgun sequence genome window above contains:
- the LOC110864627 gene encoding histone H3.v1-like — its product is MEGGGSSKRGGGSKKRGGGSGTKKIRPKVRANLGEPDRFRLQDEPDQVPLFQTQQYPPFQTQQYPPFQSQTYHNQPFVPPFQPHQFQSQTYQTQPHALDPLLEDNTLLHHFAKAWHEPREPQQSVDEDEEEEEEEEEEAEEEEEEEEQNVEVQEIVPIGRQPWTSEEEVSLTKAYLHISESRKHGNEQRKEAFWRRVISHFMKLPGARVRNMDKMTSKWSDLNRKMSRFNACFIQKSRNPQSGASEATIMQQATEMYCTTYHKRTFPHVAAWQVARHHPKWVPVELVDTHGPTAPKNRGGSKRTKTSDSGNYTTSASDNLPQMNLNDEPLDEPLDEPVEEDTPTRPRRRRGGDSSSKGKEAVAESIFRIEEEKMTQYKMAEQRKETMMTLKVEREQAYKEHLKTIERQNDLKILCEKHAHLDEPFKSIVIEQKRAICAKWGWEMPSV